The following are encoded together in the Ovis canadensis isolate MfBH-ARS-UI-01 breed Bighorn chromosome 2, ARS-UI_OviCan_v2, whole genome shotgun sequence genome:
- the NEFM gene encoding neurofilament medium polypeptide: MSYTLDSLGNPSAYRRVTETRSSFSRISGSPSSGFRSQSWSRGSPSTVSSSYKRSALAPRLTYSSAMLSSAESSLDFSQSSSLLNGGSGPGGDYKLSRSNEKEQLQGLNDRFAGYIEKVHYLEQQNKEIEAEIQALRQKQASHAQLGDAYDQEIRELRATLEMVNHEKAQVQLDSDHLEEDIHRLKERFEEEARLRDDTEAAIRALRKDIEESSLVKVELDKKVQSLQDEVAFLRSNHEEEVADLLAQIQASHITVERKDYLKTDISTALKEIRSQLECHSDQNMHQAEEWFKCRYAKLTEAAEQNKEAIRSAKEEIAEYRRQLQSKSIELESVRGTKESLERQLSDIEERHNHDLSSYQDTIQQLENELRGTKWEMARHLREYQDLLNVKMALDIEIAAYRKLLEGEETRFSTFAGSITGPLYTHRQPSIAISSKIQKTKVEAPKLKVQHKFVEEIIEETKVEDEKSEMEEALTAITEELAVSMKEEVKEEEAEEKEEKEEAEEEVVAAKKSPVKATVPELKEEEGEKEEEEGQEEEEEEEEAAKSDQAEEGGSEKEGSSEKEEGEQEEEGETEAEGEGEEAAAEAKEEKKTEEKAEEVAPKEELVAEAKVEKPEKAKSPVAKSPTAKSPEAKSPTAKSPEAKSPTAKSPEAKSPTAKSPEAKSPTAKSPAAKSPVSKSPAAKSPPAKSPAAKSPAAKSPVEEVKPKAEAGAEKGEQKEKVEEEKKEAKESPKEEKAEKKEEKAKDVPEKKKAESPVKAESPVKEEVPAKPVKVSPEKEAKEEEKPQEKEKEKVEEVGGKEEGGLKESRKEDIAINGEVEGKEEEQETKEKGSGGEEEKGVVTNGLDVSPVDEKKGGDKSEEKVVVTKMVEKITSEGGDGATKYITKSVTVTQKVEEHEETFEEKLVSTKKVEKVTSHAIVKEVTQSD; the protein is encoded by the exons ATGAGCTACACGTTGGACTCGCTGGGCAACCCGTCCGCCTACCGGCGGGTGACCGAAACCCGCTCGAGCTTCAGCCGCATCAGCGGCTCCCCGTCCAGCGGCTTCCGCTCGCAGTCGTGGTCCCGCGGCTCGCCCAGCACCGTGTCCTCCTCCTACAAGCGCAGCGCGCTGGCCCCGCGCCTCACCTACAGCTCCGCCATGCTCAGCTCGGCCGAGAGCAGCCTCGACTTCAGCCAGTCCTCGTCTCTGCTTAACGGCGGTTCTGGGCCGGGCGGCGACTACAAGCTGTCCCGCTCCAACGAGAAGGAGCAGCTGCAGGGGCTGAACGACCGCTTCGCGGGCTACATCGAGAAGGTCCACTACCTGGAGCAGCAAAACAAGGAGATCGAGGCGGAGATCCAGGCGCTGCGGCAGAAGCAGGCCTCGCACGCCCAGCTGGGCGACGCGTACGACCAGGAAATCCGCGAGCTACGCGCCACCCTGGAGATGGTGAACCACGAGAAGGCTCAGGTACAGCTGGACTCGGACCACCTGGAAGAGGACATCCACCGGCTCAAGGAGCGCTTCGAGGAGGAGGCACGGCTGCGCGACGACACCGAGGCGGCCATCCGCGCGCTGCGCAAAGATATCGAGGAGTCGTCGCTGGTCAAGGTGGAGCTGGACAAGAAGGTGCAGTCGCTGCAGGATGAGGTGGCCTTCCTGCGGAGCAATCACGAGGAGGAGGTGGCCGACCTGCTGGCCCAGATCCAAGCGTCACACATCACCGTGGAGCGCAAAGACTACCTGAAGACGGACATCTCGACGGCGCTGAAAGAGATCCGCTCCCAGCTCGAGTGTCACTCCGACCAGAACATGCACCAGGCCGAAGAGTGGTTTAAGTGCCGCTACGCCAAGCTCACCGAGGCAGCCGAGCAGAACAAGGAAGCCATCCGCTCCGCCAAGGAAGAGATCGCCGAGTACCGGCGCCAGCTGCAGTCCAAGAGCATCGAGCTCGAGTCAGTGCGCGGCACCAAGGAGTCCCTGGAGCGGCAGCTCAGCGACATCGAGGAGCGCCACAACCACGACCTTAGCAGCTACCAG GATACCATCCAGCAGCTGGAAAATGAGCTTCGGGGCACAAAGTGGGAAATGGCTCGTCATCTGCGAGAATACCAGGATCTCCTCAACGTCAAGATGGCTCTGGATATTGAGATCGCCGCATACAG GAAACTCCTGGAGGGTGAAGAGACCAGATTTAGCACATTCGCAGGAAGCATCACTGGGCCGCTGTACACACACCGACAGCCCTCCATCGCCATATCCAGTAAGATTCAGAAAACCAAGGTAGAGGCTCCCAAGTTAAAGGTCCAACACAAATTTGTTGAGGAGATCATAGAAGAAACCAAAGTGGAAGATGAGAAATCAGAAATGGAGGAAGCCCTGACGGCCATCACTGAGGAACTGGCCGTTTCCATGAAAGAGGAGGTCAAGGAAGAGGAGGctgaagaaaaggaggagaaagaagaagccGAAGAAGAAGTTGTCGCTGCCAAAAAGTCTCCAGTGAAAGCTACTGTGCCTGAActtaaagaagaggaaggagaaaaggaggaggaagagggccaagaggaagaggaagaggaagaggaggctgcTAAGTCAGACCAAGCTGAGGAAGGAGGATCCGAGAAGGAAGGTTCTAGTGAAAAAGAGGAAGGTGagcaagaagaggaaggagaaacagaggctgagggggaaggagaggaagctgCCGCTGAAgctaaggaggaaaagaaaacggAGGAAAAGGCTGAAGAAGTGGCTCCAAAGGAGGAGCTGGTGGCAGAAGCCAAGGTGGAGAAGCCAGAGAAAGCCAAGTCCCCAGTGGCCAAGTCCCCGACGGCCAAGTCCCCAGAGGCAAAGTCCCCAACAGCAAAATCCCCAGAGGCAAAGTCCCCAACAGCAAAATCCCCAGAGGCAAAGTCCCCAACAGCAAAATCCCCGGAGGCAAAGTCCCCAACAGCAAAATCCCCGGCGGCCAAGTCCCCAGTGTCAAAGTCCCCAGCAGCAAAGTCCCCACCGGCAAAGTCCCCAGCAGCAAAGTCTCCAGCGGCAAAATCACCCGTGGAGGAAGTGAAACCCAAAGCAGAAGCTGGAGCTGAGAAAGGAgaacagaaggagaaggtggaagaagaaaagaaagaagcaaaggaatctcccaaggaagagaaggcagagaaaaaggaggagaaggcaaaggATGTGCCAGAGAAGAAGAAGGCTGAATCCCCGGTGAAGGCTGAGTCCCCAGTGAAGGAGGAGGTGCCCGCCAAACCAGTAAAGGTGAGCCCCGAGAAGGAagccaaagaggaggagaagccacaggagaaagagaaggagaaagtggaagaggtgggagggaaggaggagggaggtttGAAGGAATCCAGGAAGGAAGACATAGCCATCAATGGGGaggtggaggggaaggaggaagagcagGAAACTAAGGAGAAAGGCAGTgggggagaagaggagaaaggagtcGTCACCAACGGGCTAGACGTGAGCCCAGTGGATGAAAAGAAGGGCGGTGATAAAAGTGAGGAGAAAGTGGTGGTAACCAAAATGGTAGAAAAAATCACCAGTGAGGGGGGAGATGGTGCTACCAAGTATATCACCAAATCTGTAACCGTCACTCAAAAGGTCGAAGAGCATGAAGAGACCTTTGAGGAGAAACTAGTGTCTACTAAAAAGGTAGAGAAAGTCACTTCACACGCCATAGTAAAGGAAGTCACCCAGAGTGACTAA